One Fusarium poae strain DAOMC 252244 chromosome 4, whole genome shotgun sequence DNA window includes the following coding sequences:
- a CDS encoding hypothetical protein (TransMembrane:2 (o30-50i62-86o)) — translation MGGNLSSTFVPDLSGVVLSPEDKDSDLHLAVFWGASLYACAMIFATCALIDRWKGPYDRVRTTGGSVIGALLLSTAWPVVMAYLLFNPAYAD, via the coding sequence ATGGGCGGCAATCTTTCCTCCACATTCGTTCCAGACCTTTCGGGCGTCGTCCTCAGCCCCGAAGACAAAGACTCAGACCTTCACCTCGCCGTCTTCTGGGGTGCTTCTCTCTACGCTTGCGCCATGATCTTTGCTACATGCGCCCTCATCGACCGCTGGAAGGGCCCTTACGACCGCGTTCGGACAACGGGAGGTTCTGTAATCGGAGCCCTGTTATTATCCACGGCTTGGCCTGTCGTCATGGCTTATCTACTGTTTAATCCCGCGTATGCCGATTGA
- a CDS encoding hypothetical protein (SECRETED:SignalP(1-21)~BUSCO:4056at5125~CAZy:GH3) — protein sequence MKANWLAAAVYLAAGTDTAAAAQVPDTLAGVNLVTRDTLAYSPPHYPSPWMDPEAPGWEEAYAKAKDFVSQLTLLEKVNLTTGVGWQGERCVGNVGSIPRLGMRGLCLQDGPLGIRFSDYNSAFPTGVTAGASWSKALWYERGKLMGVEFKEKGIDIALGPATGPLGRHAAGGRNWEGFTVDPYAAGHAMAETVKGIQDSGVIACAKHYIANEQEHFRQRGDVKSREFNISESLSSNIDDKTMHELYNWPFADAIRAGVGSVMCSYNQVNNSYACQNSKLLNGILKDEMGFQGFVMSDWQAQHTGAASAVAGLDMTMPGDTEFNTGFSFWGGNLTLAVVNGTVPAWRIDDMATRIMAAFFKVGRSVEEEPDINFSAWTRDEYGFVQPYAQENREKVNFAVDVQHDHKRHIRESAAKGTVILKNSGSLPLKKPQFLAVIGEDAGPNPAGPNGCADRGCNDGTLAMSWGSGTSQFPYLVTPDQGISLQAIQDGSRYESILNNNQWPQTQALVSQPNVTAIVFANANAGEGYIEVDGNYGDRKNLTLWNQGDELIKNVSAICPNTIVVLHTVGPVLLTEWHNNPNITAIVWAGVPGQETGNAIADILYGKTSPGRSVFTWGRTAKSYGTEVLYKANNGEGAPQEDFTEGNFIDYRHFDKQSPSTNGKRATNDSAAPLYEFGFGLSWTTFEYSDLKVESVSNSSYSAPVGNTIPAPTFGNFSTNLDDYKFPAGVRYIYKFIYPFLNTSSSAQEASNDVEGNFGDTADEFLPPNALNGSSQPRLPSGGAPGGNPQLWDVLYTVTATITNTGDATSDEVPQLYVSLGGENEPIRVLRGFERLENIAPGESATFTAQLTRRDLSNWDVNAQNWVITDHAKKIWVGSSSRNLPLSADL from the exons ATGAAGGCCAATTGGCTTGCCGCAGCCGTTTATTTGGCTGCTGGCACTGATACTGCAGCTGCCGCTCAAGTCCCTGATACTTTGGCAGGAGTCAAT CTCGTTACGCGGGACACACTCGCTTATTCTCCTCCTCACTATCCTTCACCATGGATGGACCCTGAAGCTCCTGGCTGGGAGGAAGCCTACGCCAAGGCAAAGGACTTTGTGTCCCAACTGACTCTTTTGGAAAAGGTCAACTTGACCACTGGTGTTGG ATGGCAGGGCGAGCGTTGTGTAGGTAACGTGGGATCCATCCCTCGTCTTGGTATGCGAGGtctctgtctccaggatggTCCTCTCGGCATTCGCTTCTCTGATTACAACAGCGCCTTCCCCACTGGTGTCACCGCTGGTGCTTCTTGGAGTAAGGCCCTCTGGTACGAGCGAGGCAAATTGATGGGTGTCGAATTTAAGGAGAAGGGCATCGATATTGCTCTAGGCCCTGCCACTGGCCCTCTTGGTCGTCACGCTGCTGGTGGACGAAACTGGGAAGGCTTCACCGTTGACCCCTATGCCGCTGGCCATGCTATGGCTGAGACTGTCAAGGGCATCCAAGACTCTGGAGTCATTGCTTGTGCTAAGCATTACATCGCCAACGAGCAAG AACACTTCCGCCAACGAGGCGACGTCAAGTCTCGCGAGTTCAATATCTCAGAGTCTCTGTCTTCCAACATCGATGACAAGACCATGCACGAGCTCTACAACTGGCCCTTTGCCGATGCCATCCGCGCTGGTGTCGGCTCCGTCATGTGCTCTTACAACCAGGTCAACAACTCATACGCTTGCCAAAACTCCAAGCTCCTCAACGGAATCCTCAAGGACGAGATGGGTTTCCAGGGTTTCGTCATGAGTGATTGGCAAGCTCAGCACACTGGTGCCGCCTCCGCCGTTGCCGGTCTTGACATGACCATGCCCGGTGACACCGAGTTCAACACTGGCTTCAGCTTCTGGGGTGGAAACCTGACTCTCGCTGTTGTCAACGGTACCGTTCCCGCTTGGAGAATCGACGACATGGCCACCCGAATCATGGCCGCTTTCTTCAAGGTTGGCCGATCTGTTGAAGAGGAGCCTGATATCAACTTCTCTGCTTGGACTCGTGATGAGTATGGTTTCGTCCAGCCCTACGCTCAAGAGAACCGAGAAAAGGTCAACTTTGCAGTTGATGTGCAGCACGACCACAAGCGCCATATTCGTGAGTCGGCCGCAAAGGGAACCGTCATCCTCAAGAACTCTGGCTCTCTTCCTCTCAAGAAGCCCCAGTTCCTTGCTGTCATTGGTGAGGACGCTGGCCCTAACCCCGCCGGTCCCAACGGTTGCGCTGATCGTGGTTGCAACGACGGTACTCTTGCCATGTCTTGGGGTTCCGGAACCTCTCAATTCCCCTACCTCGTCACCCCTGACCAAGGTATCTCGCTCCAGGCTATTCAGGATGGCAGTCGATATGAGagcatcctcaacaacaaccagtGGCCCCAGACACAGGCTCTTGTCAGCCAGCCCAACGTCACCGCAATTGTCTttgccaatgccaatgctGGCGAGGGTTACATCGAAGTTGATGGCAACTACGGCGATCGCAAGAACCTCACTCTGTGGAACCAAGGTGATGAGCTCATCAAGAACGTCTCAGCCATCTGCCCTAACACCATTGTTGTCCTCCACACTGTCGGCCCCGTTCTTCTGACCGAGTGGCACAACAACCCCAACATTACCGCCATTGTTTGGGCCGGTGTTCCTGGACAGGAGACTGGTAACGCCATTGCCGACATCCTCTACGGCAAGACTAGCCCTGGACGTTCCGTCTTTACTTGGGGCCGCACTGCCAAGAGCTACGGCACCGAGGTTCTCTACAAGGCCAACAACGGCGAGGGTGCTCCCCAAGAGGACTTCACCGAGGGTAACTTCATCGACTACCGTCACTTTGATAAGCAATCCCCCAGCACCAACGGAAAGCGCGCCACAAACGACTCTGCTGCTCCTCTCTACGAGTTCGGTTTCGGTCTGTCCTGGACCACCTTTGAGTACTCTGATCTCAAGGTCGAGTCTGTCAGCAACTCCTCTTACAGCGCCCCTGTCGGAAACACCATTCCTGCTCCCACGTTCGGTAACTTTAGCACGAACCTGGATGACTACAAGTTCCCTGCTGGCGTTCGGTACATTTACAAGTTCATCTACCCCTTCCTCAACACCTCTTCCTCCGCTCAAGAGGCTTCCAACGATGTCGAGGGTAACTTTGGTGACACTGCCGACGAGTTCCTCCCTCCCAACGCTCTCAATGGTTCTTCTCAGCCACGTCTTCCTTCTGGTGGTGCTCCTGGCGGCAACCCTCAGCTATGGGATGTCCTTTACACTGTCACTGCGACCATCACCAACACTGGCGATGCTACCTCTGACGAGGTTCCCCAGCTGTACGTCAGCCTTGGTGGTGAGAACGAGCCCATCCGTGTCCTCCGTGGTTTCGAGCGTCTCGAGAACATCGCTCCTGGTGAGAGTGCCACATTCACCGCTCAGCTTACTCGCCGTGACCTGAGCAACTGGGACGTCAATGCCCAGAACTGGGTGATCACCGATCACGCCAAGAAGATCTGGGTTGGCAGCAGCTCTCGCAATCTGCCTCTGAGCGCCGACCTGTAG
- a CDS encoding Delta(14)-sterol reductase (TransMembrane:8 (i21-41o79-101i122-143o155-175i251-270o290-308i320-339o433-451i)~BUSCO:17057at5125) — protein MAVKPKQPPAQEQHGYEFFGPPGAFAISFFLPVLVYVFNFVCNDISGCPAPSLLQPKTLSLDALKQEVGWPHNGVAGLVSWNGTLAVIGYNVLSLILYRVLPAIEVEGTELRSGGRLNYRFNTLYSSTFTLAVLAAGTFAQGAEFPVWTFMSENFIQILSANIIYSYLVATFVYVRSFSVKHGNKENRELAAGGHSGNILYDWFIGRELNPRIEIPLIGEVDIKEFLELRPGMMGWIIMNCSWCAQQYRNYGFVTDSSILITAVQALYVFDSWWNEPAILTTMDITTDGFGMMLAFGDIVWVPYVYSLQTRYLSVHPVSLGPLGLAAMLGLIGLGFYIFRSANNEKNRFRTNPSDPKVSHLKYIQTKTGSKLLTTGWWGMSRHINYLGDWIQSWPYCLPTGLAGYQIMSAGANVEGAFVMRDGREVVQGDAKGWGMLITYFYILYFGILLVHRERRDDEKCHRKYGKDWEEYRKIVRSRIVPGLY, from the exons ATGGCCGTCAAGCCTAAACAGCCTCCTGCGCAAGAGCAGCACGGCTACGAATTCTTTGGCCC TCCTGGAGCTTTCGCCatctccttcttccttcctgTTCTCGTATACGTCTTCAACTTTGTCTGCAATGACATCTCTGGTTGTCCCGCGCCCTCCCTACTACAACCCAAAACTCTGTCGCTCGATGCGCTGAAGCAAGAAGTTGGCTGGCCTCACAATGGAGTTGCTGGTCTTGTTAGCTGGAACGGAACGCTTGCTGTCATCGGATACAATGTCCTGTCTTTGATCCTCTACCGCGTCTTGCCTGCGATCGAAGTCGAGGGTACTGAGTTGCGCTCTGGTGGAAGACTCAACTACCGATTCAACA CCTTGTACTCTAGCACTTTCACTCTCGCTGTCCTAGCCGCCGGAACCTTTGCTCAGGGCGCCGAATTCCCAGTTTGGACCTTTATGTCGGAGAACTTTATCCAGATTCTTTCCGCCAACATTATTTACTCGTATCTCGTCGCGACATTTGTCTACGTCCGAAGCTTCAGCGTCAAGCATGGCAACAAGGAGAACCGCGAACTCGCTGCCGGGGGCCACTCGGGCAACATCCTGTACGATTGGTTCATTGGTCGTGAACTGAATCCCCGTATTGAGATTCCTCTCATCGGTGAGGTTGACATTAAGGAATTCCTCGAGCTCCGACCTGGCATGATGGGCTGGATCATTATGAACTGCTCCTGGTGCGCTCAGCAGTACCGCAACTACGGTTTTGTGACGGATAGCTCTATCCTTATCACTGCTGTCCAGGCTTTGTATGTCTTTGACTCTTGGTGGAATGAGCCCGCCATCTTGACGACAATGGACATTACCACCGACGGCTTCGGCATGATGCTTGCTTTCGGCGACATTGTCTGGGTGCCTTATGTGTACTCGCTTCAGACCCGTTACCTCTCCGTCCACCCCGTCTCGCTCGGTCCTCTGGGTCTCGCCGCGATGCTCGGCCTTATCGGTCTTGGCTTTTACATCTTCCGCTCGGCCAACAACGAGAAGAACCGCTTCCGCACCAACCCTAGCGACCCCAAGGTCTCCCACCTCAAGTACATCCAGACCAAGACGGGTAGCAAGCTGCTTACAACTGGCTGGTGGGGTATGTCCCGACACATCAACTATCTTGGCGATTGGATCCAGTCATGGCCTTACTGCCTTCCCACAGGCCTCGCTGGCTACCAGATCATGAGCGCCGGCGCCAACGTCGAGGGTGCGTTTGTGATGCGCGACGGTCGTGAAGTCGTTCAAGGCGATGCCAAGGGATGGGGTATGTTGATCACATACTTTTACATTCTGTACTTTGGCATTCTTCTTGTTCACCGCGAGCGCCGAGATGACGAAAAGTGTCACCGCAAGTACGGCAAAGACTGGGAGGAGTATCGCAAGATTGTTCGGTCTCGAATTGTTCCCGGCCTTTACTAA
- a CDS encoding hypothetical protein (SECRETED:SignalP(1-18)~TransMembrane:2 (n5-16c20/21o253-273i285-304o)~BUSCO:43126at5125) — protein MRFQTLPFILSFAAAVSADMAEVPSTTVPAPACTATSHTGMGGFYDLRPDMAVVPDKNTNKWAVTKDYFSKGYDYGKNFTLNLCGAVVEPVTNVYGVEPPLWQNVSAYYQVGGEVFSIGFESMDLQSRGRKLVLQYTGGSPCGADANKTEPVYKRSAQRDSPLEDENDDATAYTPVPEPEEPVEEEPKPKDTRRRKSTTISFHCDRDPGQTSASVSFVGTDPDECAYFFEVRSSHACAHAEPHKPGSVGPGSIFGLIVVIAVLVYFLGGIFYNRTVTHARGWRQLPNYSLWAGIWSFICVRQSFSGSSSKPERYSP, from the exons ATGCGGTTCCAAACGTTACCATTCATTTTATCCTTTGCCGCTGCCGTCAGCGCAGACATGGCAGAGGTACCCTCGACGACAGTACCAGCCCCGGCATGTACCGCAACATCGCATACCGGTATGGGAGGTTTCTACGATCTACGACCAGACATGGCCGTCGTTCCCGATAAAAACACCAACAAGTGGGCGGTGACAAAGGACTACTTCTCAAAGGGATACGATTATGGCAAGAACTTTACACTGAACCTCTGCGGCGCCGTCGTCGAGCCCGTCACCAATGTTTATGGTGTTGAACCTCCTTTGTGGCAGAACGTCAGCGCATATTACCAGGTGGGAGGCGAGGTTTTCTCGATAGG TTTCGAGTCAATGGACTTGCAAAGTCGAGGTCGTAAGCTGGTCCTTCAGTACACTGGAGGATCACCCTGCGGCGCCGACGCCAACAAGACAGAACCTGTCTACAAGCGATCCGCCCAACGAGACTCTCCCCTCGAAGACGAGAACGACGATGCGACCGCTTACACACCCGTGCCCGAGCCCGAAGAGccagtggaggaagagcccaagcccaaggacACTCGAAGACGCAAGTCGACCACCATCTCTTTCCACTGCGACAGAGACCCTGGTCAGACATCGGCCAGCGTCTCCTTTGTTGGCACGGACCCTGACGAGTGCGCCTACTTCTTTGAAGTCCGATCTTCTCACGCTTGCGCCCATGCCgagccgcacaagcccggtAGCGTCGGGCCTGGCAGCATCTTTGGTCTTATTGTCGTCATTGCCGTACTCGTCTATTTCCTCGGTGGCATCTTTTACAACCGCACCGTCACTCATGCGCGTGGTTGGCGCCAGCTTCCCAACTACAGTCTCTGGGCAGGCATCTGGAGTTTCATCTGCGTGCGTCAATCCTTTTCTGGTTCCTCTTCTAAACCCGAGCGATACTCCCCCTGA